A genomic stretch from Alteribacter keqinensis includes:
- the opp1C gene encoding nickel/cobalt ABC transporter permease — translation MAETTVNKPAAKPPSPTVENFKTIFKKLRKNKAAMVGGYFIIFFVLVAIFGPLFTSGSPTSIDPTNRMASPSADNWFGTDHQGRDIFTRIIHGMSITLYIGFVSVLIGAIVGVLIGVISGYYGKKVDAILMRCMDVLLAFPGILLALAIVSVLGGSLQNVIIAVGIFSVPMFARIVRGSTLAVRKLEYVDAVRALGATDTRIIFRHILPNIMSPIIVQSTLRMATAILTASGLSFLGLGAQPPTPEWGAMLSAGRNYMWDSPHIALFPGLAIVIVVLAFNIFGDGLRDALDPKTK, via the coding sequence ATGGCTGAAACGACTGTTAATAAACCAGCTGCAAAGCCGCCATCGCCGACGGTTGAAAATTTCAAAACCATTTTCAAAAAATTACGCAAAAACAAAGCGGCAATGGTCGGCGGTTACTTTATTATCTTTTTTGTATTAGTGGCAATCTTCGGACCACTTTTTACATCCGGTTCACCGACTTCCATTGATCCGACGAACAGGATGGCATCACCATCTGCGGATAACTGGTTCGGAACTGACCACCAAGGAAGGGATATCTTCACGCGGATCATCCACGGGATGTCCATCACATTATATATCGGCTTTGTTTCCGTATTAATCGGGGCTATAGTCGGGGTGCTTATAGGGGTTATCTCCGGGTATTACGGAAAAAAAGTAGATGCAATTCTCATGCGTTGTATGGACGTGCTTCTTGCGTTCCCTGGTATCCTTCTTGCTCTTGCGATTGTAAGTGTACTGGGAGGAAGCCTGCAAAACGTGATTATCGCCGTTGGTATCTTCTCGGTTCCAATGTTTGCAAGAATTGTGCGTGGTTCCACGCTTGCGGTTCGAAAACTTGAATATGTAGATGCGGTTCGTGCACTGGGTGCAACGGATACGCGCATTATTTTCAGACACATCCTGCCTAACATTATGTCACCCATCATCGTTCAGTCGACGCTCCGTATGGCAACTGCGATTCTGACAGCCAGCGGACTTTCGTTCTTAGGTTTAGGTGCACAGCCGCCGACACCTGAATGGGGTGCCATGCTGAGTGCCGGGCGTAACTATATGTGGGACAGCCCTCACATTGCCTTATTCCCTGGTCTCGCCATTGTCATTGTCGTATTAGCCTTCAACATTTTTGGTGACGGTTTACGCGACGCTCTTGATCCTAAGACGAAATAA
- a CDS encoding ABC transporter permease gives MFVYIIRRLLQTIPVLIGVTILVFSMMHLIPGDPAQIIAGESASEAQVEQMRERLGLNEPLPVQYAKFIGGVVQGDLGNSIRSGNPVSAEIGGRIMVTIELAVYSTILSIFMGLIAGIVSATKRYTFLDTGIMIVALFGLSMPNFWLGLMLIQYFALPPLQWFPVSGWGTPGHIVLPVITLGTAGAAIIARMTRSSMLEVINQDYIRTARAKGVKEKYVIYKHALRNALIPVVTVVGLQFGVLLGGTVLTETVFAINGMGRLVIEAINARDFPIVQGSVLVIALLFVLVNLIVDLSYRFLNKRIELD, from the coding sequence ATGTTTGTCTATATCATTCGACGCTTATTACAAACCATCCCCGTACTGATCGGGGTTACAATCTTAGTTTTTTCCATGATGCACCTTATTCCCGGTGACCCGGCTCAGATCATCGCCGGTGAAAGTGCCAGTGAAGCACAGGTTGAACAGATGCGTGAACGACTTGGCTTGAACGAGCCGCTTCCTGTTCAGTATGCAAAATTCATCGGCGGTGTTGTTCAAGGTGACTTAGGGAACTCCATCCGAAGCGGAAATCCGGTTAGTGCCGAGATTGGCGGACGAATTATGGTAACCATAGAGCTCGCCGTATACAGTACGATATTAAGTATTTTTATGGGACTTATTGCCGGTATTGTTTCTGCAACGAAGCGTTACACGTTTCTTGATACAGGAATTATGATTGTGGCTTTGTTCGGACTTTCCATGCCGAACTTCTGGCTTGGACTTATGCTTATTCAGTACTTTGCCCTGCCGCCGCTGCAGTGGTTCCCGGTTTCCGGCTGGGGAACTCCGGGTCATATCGTTCTTCCGGTTATTACACTTGGTACGGCCGGAGCTGCGATTATTGCCCGTATGACCCGTTCGTCCATGCTTGAAGTTATCAATCAGGATTATATCCGTACAGCCCGTGCCAAAGGGGTAAAAGAGAAGTACGTTATTTACAAACACGCCCTTCGTAACGCCCTGATTCCGGTTGTTACGGTAGTTGGACTTCAGTTCGGGGTTCTTCTTGGCGGAACGGTGCTGACAGAAACAGTTTTTGCAATAAACGGTATGGGTCGACTGGTAATTGAGGCGATTAATGCCCGGGACTTCCCGATCGTCCAAGGGTCTGTTCTTGTTATTGCCCTGTTGTTCGTGCTTGTAAACTTGATTGTCGACTTGAGTTACCGATTCTTAAATAAACGAATTGAACTGGATTAA
- a CDS encoding ABC transporter ATP-binding protein produces the protein MEKKRNIIDVKELQTSFFVDGKEVKAVDGVTFAVPGGKTLGIVGESGSGKSITSLSIMRLINEPGEIIGGEINFNGENLLNKSEGQMRRIRGNQISMIFQEPMTSLNPVFTVGDQISEAVMIHQGLSKKEAMKKSLEMLELVGIPSPKARLKNYPHELSGGMRQRVMIAIALACRPEVLIADEPTTALDVTIQAQILRLIRNLQDELDMSVILITHDLGVVADTCDYVAVMYAGKIVEYAHVNTLFANPKHPYTVGLLKSLPRHDIDMEGDLSTIKGTVPTPDNMPEGCRFAPRCPFAREMCRESLPHLEDLEQGNQVRCWIHTDKWDGPEVNVKNDYESAASKQS, from the coding sequence ATGGAAAAGAAACGAAATATTATTGATGTAAAAGAACTGCAAACATCCTTTTTCGTTGATGGAAAAGAAGTAAAAGCCGTTGACGGCGTTACTTTTGCCGTACCAGGCGGTAAAACGCTCGGAATTGTAGGAGAGTCCGGTTCGGGCAAAAGTATCACCTCTCTTTCCATCATGCGCCTCATTAATGAGCCAGGTGAAATTATAGGCGGCGAAATTAACTTTAACGGGGAAAACCTGTTGAACAAATCCGAGGGCCAGATGCGCCGGATCCGTGGAAATCAGATCTCAATGATTTTCCAGGAGCCGATGACATCGTTGAACCCTGTATTCACGGTAGGGGATCAAATCTCTGAAGCCGTCATGATTCACCAGGGGTTATCGAAGAAAGAAGCGATGAAGAAATCCCTTGAGATGCTTGAGCTCGTAGGAATTCCTTCTCCGAAAGCACGTTTGAAAAACTATCCTCACGAGTTGTCGGGGGGAATGCGCCAGCGTGTGATGATCGCGATTGCTCTTGCGTGCCGTCCGGAGGTGCTGATTGCCGATGAGCCGACGACAGCTCTTGACGTAACGATTCAGGCGCAGATCCTCCGCTTAATTCGTAATCTTCAGGACGAGCTTGATATGAGTGTGATTCTGATTACCCACGACCTTGGTGTTGTAGCTGACACGTGTGACTACGTAGCGGTTATGTACGCCGGTAAAATTGTGGAGTACGCACATGTGAATACACTGTTTGCGAACCCGAAACACCCGTACACGGTTGGACTGTTAAAATCCCTCCCGCGTCACGATATTGATATGGAAGGTGATCTAAGCACCATCAAAGGGACGGTACCAACACCTGATAATATGCCAGAAGGCTGCCGTTTCGCACCGCGATGCCCGTTCGCACGTGAGATGTGCCGCGAGAGCCTGCCTCACTTAGAGGATCTTGAACAAGGAAATCAAGTCCGCTGTTGGATTCATACCGACAAATGGGACGGCCCGGAGGTGAACGTCAAAAATGACTACGAATCTGCTGCAAGTAAACAATCTTAA
- a CDS encoding ABC transporter ATP-binding protein, whose translation MTTNLLQVNNLKQYFPIKGGIFGRRINDVKAVDDITFGVREGETLSIVGESGCGKSTTGRAILRLDEPTSGEVSFNGEDLLALSKSDMRKRRKDLQIIFQDPYASINPRQTVRQVLNEAMEIQNVVPKAKRLDRMMELMETVGLGAHQLDRFPHEFSGGQRQRIGIARALAVDPKLIVCDESVSALDVSIQAQVLNLLKKLQKEFNLTYLFISHDLGVVRHISDRVMVMYLGKIVEIGDKKSVFDNPKHPYTKTLLSAIPVPDPTATRDQIVLKGDVPSPIDPPTGCRFHTRCPFATDKCKDEVPELRNTGKDMMKEGHNAACHYIEEIESGEMKPKYT comes from the coding sequence ATGACTACGAATCTGCTGCAAGTAAACAATCTTAAACAGTATTTTCCTATTAAAGGTGGAATCTTCGGCCGCCGTATCAATGACGTTAAAGCCGTAGACGACATCACATTCGGCGTTCGCGAAGGTGAAACGTTAAGTATCGTAGGAGAGTCCGGCTGTGGTAAATCCACAACAGGCCGTGCGATCCTCCGTCTTGACGAGCCGACGAGCGGTGAAGTTTCGTTCAACGGTGAAGATCTGCTGGCTCTAAGTAAAAGCGACATGCGTAAGCGCCGGAAAGATCTTCAGATTATTTTCCAGGATCCTTATGCTTCCATCAACCCGCGTCAGACAGTGCGCCAGGTTTTAAACGAAGCAATGGAAATTCAAAACGTTGTGCCTAAGGCGAAACGCCTTGACCGCATGATGGAACTGATGGAGACGGTTGGCCTCGGGGCTCACCAGCTTGACCGCTTCCCTCACGAATTCAGCGGCGGACAGCGTCAGCGTATCGGTATTGCACGCGCGCTGGCTGTGGATCCGAAGCTTATCGTCTGTGACGAGAGTGTATCCGCTCTTGACGTATCCATTCAGGCACAGGTATTGAACCTGCTTAAAAAATTACAGAAGGAATTTAACCTCACGTACCTGTTTATATCACACGACCTGGGTGTTGTCCGTCACATTTCCGACCGTGTTATGGTAATGTATCTCGGTAAAATTGTCGAAATCGGTGACAAAAAGTCTGTGTTCGACAATCCGAAGCACCCGTACACGAAGACGTTGCTGTCTGCGATCCCTGTTCCGGATCCGACTGCCACGCGCGATCAGATTGTCCTGAAGGGCGATGTTCCTTCTCCAATCGATCCGCCGACCGGCTGCCGTTTCCACACCCGCTGCCCGTTTGCAACGGACAAGTGTAAAGACGAAGTTCCGGAGCTTCGCAACACTGGCAAGGATATGATGAAAGAAGGCCACAACGCCGCCTGCCATTATATTGAAGAGATTGAAAGCGGCGAGATGAAGCCGAAGTATACGTAA
- a CDS encoding polysaccharide deacetylase family protein — protein sequence MRIMLVNALFLLTFVFFFSSIVNYYYDDFATAMDSNSGLFTENKSIDLNDTNQGWGRGVRDFKVDEGSAAPEIPVLLYHRILDDNDIQDHHYNKNGELYKTITLKSQFEKQMDLLAKEDFVTLTSKEFELFMRGEIDLPEKSVLITFDDGFKDNHIEAYPILKEHQFTALNFVITGYIDESDSEYEPAHNQYLSISDIMAATDVFEYYSHTYNFHHQNEKGVAYLISEPISAVKKDIEISVNNLNNRSDYFAYPYGAYNNKTADLLEEMDFKMAFTSDLDKARPDQDPYRIPRIEISNRDDIEDFKEKIGLEKE from the coding sequence ATGAGAATAATGCTGGTTAATGCCTTATTTCTGTTAACCTTTGTATTTTTCTTCAGTTCCATTGTTAATTATTATTATGATGATTTCGCAACTGCCATGGATAGTAATAGTGGTTTATTTACAGAAAATAAATCTATAGATTTAAATGATACAAACCAGGGATGGGGCAGGGGCGTGAGGGACTTTAAGGTCGATGAGGGCAGTGCAGCACCTGAAATACCTGTTCTGTTGTATCATAGAATCTTGGACGATAATGACATTCAAGACCATCATTACAACAAGAATGGCGAACTATACAAAACCATTACCCTGAAATCACAATTTGAGAAGCAAATGGACCTTTTAGCAAAAGAGGATTTTGTAACGTTAACTTCAAAGGAATTTGAATTATTTATGAGAGGAGAAATAGATTTACCCGAAAAAAGCGTACTAATTACATTTGATGACGGATTTAAAGACAATCATATTGAAGCCTATCCAATTTTAAAAGAACATCAATTTACCGCGCTGAATTTTGTTATAACTGGATATATTGATGAATCAGATTCCGAATATGAACCGGCCCATAACCAGTACCTGAGTATTTCGGATATCATGGCCGCCACAGATGTATTTGAATACTACAGTCACACCTATAATTTTCATCACCAGAATGAAAAAGGGGTAGCTTATCTCATCTCTGAACCTATAAGCGCTGTGAAAAAAGACATCGAAATTAGCGTGAACAATCTAAATAACCGTTCTGATTATTTTGCCTATCCATACGGGGCATATAACAATAAAACAGCTGATTTATTGGAAGAAATGGACTTTAAAATGGCTTTCACCAGTGATTTAGATAAAGCCCGTCCCGATCAGGATCCTTACCGTATTCCCCGTATCGAGATAAGTAACCGGGATGATATAGAAGACTTTAAAGAGAAAATAGGATTAGAGAAAGAGTAG
- a CDS encoding glycosyltransferase family 2 protein yields MMILTLSLFSIFIVFQILYIFVPLYLVKEKREFIKTSEEKRISILIPAFNEEKIIMNCIEGIHHLDYSNYEVIIINDGSVDQTKELLINKLKMKRVIKSSDESLSYNLIKGLYKSAVYPNIYMIDKENGGKADALNAGIDHSESEIVITLDADSVLESNSLNVINTRFDDQHIMAAGGMVQIGQGFYGDLKNLQPTFYTKGLIKYQIIQYLTDFYLHRLTQTKFQSMTIIAGAFGVFRKNILLEVNGYRKTVGEDMDITLRCLRLKKEKYKKHKLVFIPEAICYTECPSSFIDLFKQRIRWQKAFLDCILNYKTAFFKKLGWAPSIYLLFDSFILGTINAFFTIFVCVILVVTQGNYMVALAFLSVTFLLAVYRSVTAMVISRRFGLAYSRKDYFKISCFILYEIITYRLLGLVFVTVGTIMYVKNKEGWDASRRNGKSFQTSPERGQLRRTGS; encoded by the coding sequence ATGATGATCCTTACACTATCGTTATTCTCAATATTTATCGTTTTTCAAATCCTGTATATCTTTGTACCCCTATACTTGGTGAAAGAAAAAAGAGAATTTATTAAAACGAGTGAGGAAAAACGTATTTCTATTTTAATACCGGCTTTTAATGAAGAAAAAATAATTATGAACTGTATTGAGGGGATTCATCATTTAGACTATTCGAACTATGAAGTCATCATCATTAACGACGGATCCGTCGACCAGACAAAAGAGTTGCTCATAAATAAATTAAAAATGAAACGGGTCATAAAGTCATCGGATGAATCACTTTCTTATAACCTCATTAAAGGCCTCTATAAATCTGCTGTTTATCCGAATATTTATATGATTGATAAGGAAAATGGGGGGAAGGCTGACGCATTAAATGCAGGGATTGACCATTCTGAGAGTGAAATCGTGATCACTTTAGACGCTGACAGTGTACTCGAATCCAACTCATTGAATGTGATTAATACCAGGTTTGACGATCAGCATATTATGGCTGCAGGAGGAATGGTTCAAATTGGACAAGGCTTTTATGGAGATCTGAAAAATCTTCAGCCTACCTTTTATACCAAAGGGTTAATAAAGTATCAAATCATTCAATACCTTACAGACTTTTATCTGCACCGGTTAACACAAACCAAGTTTCAATCTATGACAATTATTGCCGGAGCCTTTGGTGTCTTCAGGAAAAATATACTGCTGGAAGTGAATGGATACCGGAAGACAGTGGGGGAAGACATGGACATTACACTCCGCTGCCTGAGATTAAAAAAAGAAAAGTATAAAAAGCATAAGCTTGTTTTCATTCCAGAAGCCATATGCTATACGGAATGTCCATCATCGTTCATTGATTTATTCAAGCAAAGGATAAGGTGGCAAAAAGCGTTTCTCGACTGCATCCTTAATTACAAGACTGCTTTTTTTAAAAAGCTGGGCTGGGCACCTTCCATATACTTGTTGTTTGACTCTTTTATTCTTGGAACTATCAATGCATTTTTTACCATATTTGTCTGCGTCATTTTAGTAGTGACTCAAGGGAACTATATGGTTGCTTTAGCCTTTCTGTCTGTAACCTTTTTACTCGCTGTTTATAGAAGTGTGACAGCCATGGTGATCAGCAGAAGGTTTGGCTTAGCATACAGCAGAAAGGATTACTTTAAAATATCCTGCTTTATTCTTTATGAGATTATAACTTATAGATTGCTGGGTTTGGTTTTTGTAACGGTTGGAACGATCATGTATGTGAAAAATAAGGAAGGGTGGGACGCCTCAAGGAGGAATGGAAAGAGTTTTCAAACATCGCCTGAAAGAGGTCAGCTCAGGAGGACGGGCTCATGA
- a CDS encoding glycoside hydrolase family 16 protein, which yields MFLIKSLSIVILVIVFGSIPFLFESLISQFKTQVEEITEVTMHAARAVNANDLKRNLGPESLIVPQYYDENEKKWRLIWRDEFEEDALDTSRWNTEYWPAEKNNELQYYTPENVSVRNGNLILSSKIEIYEDRSYTSGAVHSKDKFSFKYGKIEMRARLPEGKGMFPAFWLLPNIDHTWLPEIDILEMLGDKPNEIWMVVHWEDEEGNLSSDFSSYYGSDYSKGYHTYGIEWNPSEIRWFIDGIERFKTNQFVPHEEMYLYINTAIGGDWPGSPDKTTSFPQFFEVDYVRVYRAEGGE from the coding sequence GTGTTTCTGATAAAGAGTCTATCAATCGTAATACTTGTCATAGTGTTTGGGTCTATCCCTTTTCTGTTTGAGAGTTTAATCAGTCAGTTCAAAACGCAGGTGGAAGAAATAACGGAAGTAACCATGCATGCTGCCAGGGCCGTTAATGCTAACGACTTAAAAAGAAATTTAGGGCCCGAAAGTTTAATTGTACCTCAATACTATGATGAGAATGAAAAAAAATGGAGATTGATTTGGAGAGACGAATTTGAAGAGGACGCTTTAGATACGAGTCGTTGGAATACAGAATATTGGCCTGCTGAAAAGAACAATGAATTACAATACTATACTCCGGAAAATGTGAGCGTGCGTAATGGCAACCTTATATTATCCAGTAAAATTGAGATTTATGAAGACCGGTCGTATACATCCGGTGCAGTCCATTCAAAGGACAAGTTTAGTTTTAAGTACGGAAAAATAGAAATGAGGGCCCGTCTCCCGGAAGGAAAGGGAATGTTTCCGGCATTTTGGCTTCTTCCAAACATAGATCATACATGGCTTCCTGAGATTGATATTTTAGAAATGTTAGGTGATAAGCCGAATGAAATATGGATGGTGGTTCATTGGGAGGATGAAGAGGGCAACCTCTCAAGTGATTTTAGCTCATATTATGGCAGTGATTATTCCAAGGGGTACCATACTTACGGAATTGAGTGGAACCCATCAGAAATCAGGTGGTTTATTGATGGAATTGAAAGATTTAAAACCAATCAATTTGTCCCTCATGAAGAGATGTATTTGTATATAAACACAGCGATTGGCGGCGATTGGCCAGGCTCCCCGGATAAAACGACGTCCTTTCCTCAATTTTTTGAAGTCGATTATGTGAGAGTTTACCGAGCTGAAGGGGGAGAGTAA
- a CDS encoding nuclease-related domain-containing protein — protein MIKKNRSIPLALLIAEAAHRRTPPLHPRYPYIKKDHRNFSSGYKGESSVDYYLKNCPLSSSYIYHNLRFERPDDEAFEMDVLLTFPGYLLILEVKHYSGEPVTLKADPHQLTWKSYEKKKNTFDDPILQVKQQKKQLQLWLRTNNLPPMPVEYFVVMANPHCEVILSPSYKERDRVIRPSYLEYLIYEFDQKHKKSILTEGVLRDLDQALLSQHRELFKPGMERYNVSFEELKKGVHCPDCKYLKMRKVHRTWECAACGFYSKEVLLDTLKDYYLKTGKSITNQLFSQWCEINNRKTIKKTFKRLDLNYDGETKARRYFLGALIP, from the coding sequence TTGATCAAAAAAAACCGCAGTATTCCGCTTGCTCTCCTTATTGCAGAAGCTGCTCACAGGCGCACGCCCCCCTTGCATCCCCGGTATCCTTATATAAAAAAGGACCACAGAAATTTTTCCTCCGGCTATAAAGGGGAATCCTCCGTTGATTACTACCTCAAGAACTGCCCTCTTTCTTCAAGTTACATCTATCACAACCTGAGGTTTGAACGTCCAGATGATGAAGCATTCGAAATGGATGTACTCCTAACTTTTCCCGGATATTTGTTAATTCTGGAAGTGAAGCACTACTCCGGCGAACCTGTTACGTTAAAGGCGGACCCTCACCAGCTTACATGGAAATCGTATGAAAAGAAGAAGAATACGTTTGATGATCCCATATTGCAAGTGAAGCAACAGAAAAAGCAACTCCAACTCTGGCTCAGGACCAATAATCTGCCCCCGATGCCCGTCGAATACTTCGTTGTAATGGCCAATCCCCATTGTGAAGTGATCCTCTCCCCCTCTTATAAAGAGCGCGACCGCGTCATTCGCCCCTCTTATCTCGAATATCTCATTTATGAATTTGATCAGAAGCATAAGAAGAGTATTTTAACTGAAGGTGTGCTTCGGGATCTGGACCAAGCCCTGTTGAGTCAGCATAGGGAGCTTTTTAAGCCGGGGATGGAGCGGTATAATGTGTCTTTTGAGGAACTGAAGAAAGGGGTTCATTGTCCGGACTGTAAGTATTTAAAGATGCGGAAGGTTCATAGAACTTGGGAGTGTGCTGCTTGTGGTTTTTATTCGAAAGAAGTGTTGCTCGATACACTCAAAGACTATTACCTCAAGACCGGGAAATCTATAACTAATCAGTTGTTCTCTCAATGGTGTGAAATAAATAACAGGAAGACGATTAAGAAGACATTTAAGCGTCTCGATCTTAATTATGATGGGGAAACAAAAGCCAGAAGATATTTTCTGGGGGCGTTAATTCCTTAG
- a CDS encoding 2-hydroxy-3-keto-5-methylthiopentenyl-1-phosphate phosphatase has protein sequence MKRKPIVFCDFDGTITVKDNIITIMKEFAPPEWKAIKDDIFEERISLREGVGRMFSLIPSAKKIEIVNYVLEQAEMRKGFTEFLAFARNRGIRIRVVSGGIDFFIEPLLEPYKLLDQLFCNGSDFSGDTIRITWPHACDEACDKDCGCCKASILRQFPDDEYYKIVIGDSISNLEAAKEAHQVFACDDFLLEKCREFGLNHTSFTTFYDVISQIEQQREIAGRR, from the coding sequence ATGAAAAGAAAGCCGATCGTCTTTTGTGACTTTGACGGTACGATTACGGTAAAAGACAACATCATCACGATTATGAAGGAGTTTGCGCCACCCGAGTGGAAGGCAATCAAAGACGATATCTTCGAGGAGAGAATCTCCCTTCGCGAAGGCGTTGGAAGAATGTTTTCTCTTATTCCTTCCGCAAAGAAAATTGAGATTGTAAATTATGTGTTGGAACAGGCGGAGATGCGTAAAGGGTTCACTGAATTTTTAGCGTTTGCAAGAAACCGCGGGATCCGGATTCGCGTGGTCAGTGGCGGGATTGATTTTTTCATCGAGCCCCTTTTGGAACCGTACAAGCTTCTCGATCAGCTTTTCTGTAATGGAAGTGACTTTTCTGGGGACACGATCCGAATTACCTGGCCTCATGCGTGTGATGAAGCCTGCGATAAGGATTGCGGCTGCTGTAAAGCTTCCATTCTCCGGCAGTTCCCTGACGATGAATACTATAAAATTGTGATTGGAGATTCCATATCGAACCTTGAAGCCGCAAAAGAAGCACATCAGGTTTTTGCCTGCGATGATTTTCTCTTGGAAAAATGCCGTGAGTTCGGGCTGAACCATACTTCATTTACCACTTTTTATGACGTGATTAGTCAGATCGAACAACAGCGGGAGATAGCCGGCCGGCGGTAG
- a CDS encoding carbon-nitrogen family hydrolase, with protein sequence MKVNTALLQIDIAFGDPKANRTKVERYFHEAMKQKTDVVVLPELWTTGYDLGRLDEIADRGAEETVGFISALAKEYSVNVVGGSVAKQTANGDVTNTMLVINREGELVKEYSKAHLFRLMSEEKFLKEGNEDGNFELDGEPCAGVICYDIRFPEWIRTHMLQGSKTLYVVAEWPKPRVDHWRALLISRAIENQCYVVACNRVGSDPNNEFGGHSIIIDPWGKVVAEADDRQELVLRGEIDTSEVDTIRDRMTIYEDRRPELYKI encoded by the coding sequence ATGAAAGTAAACACTGCACTTCTTCAAATAGATATTGCTTTTGGCGATCCAAAAGCGAACCGCACAAAAGTGGAGCGGTATTTTCATGAAGCTATGAAACAGAAAACAGACGTAGTTGTCCTGCCCGAACTCTGGACGACCGGCTATGATCTCGGGCGTCTTGATGAGATCGCGGACCGCGGGGCAGAAGAGACTGTCGGCTTTATTTCAGCTCTGGCGAAAGAATACTCGGTGAACGTTGTAGGCGGCTCTGTTGCAAAACAAACAGCCAATGGTGACGTCACCAATACGATGCTTGTGATTAACCGTGAAGGTGAGCTCGTGAAAGAATACTCGAAAGCGCACCTGTTCCGCTTGATGAGCGAGGAAAAATTCCTTAAAGAAGGGAACGAAGACGGGAATTTTGAGCTTGACGGCGAGCCGTGTGCCGGCGTGATCTGCTACGATATCCGTTTCCCGGAGTGGATTCGTACCCACATGCTGCAAGGGAGCAAGACCCTTTATGTAGTGGCTGAGTGGCCGAAGCCCCGCGTCGATCACTGGCGGGCGCTGCTCATCAGCCGCGCCATCGAAAATCAGTGCTACGTGGTGGCCTGCAACCGTGTGGGGAGCGACCCGAACAACGAGTTCGGCGGCCATTCGATTATAATTGACCCGTGGGGAAAAGTCGTTGCCGAAGCCGATGACCGGCAGGAGCTCGTTCTCCGGGGAGAAATTGACACGAGCGAAGTGGACACGATCCGCGACCGCATGACGATCTACGAAGACCGCCGCCCGGAATTGTATAAGATCTGA